One window of the Bos indicus isolate NIAB-ARS_2022 breed Sahiwal x Tharparkar chromosome 15, NIAB-ARS_B.indTharparkar_mat_pri_1.0, whole genome shotgun sequence genome contains the following:
- the LOC109569254 gene encoding olfactory receptor 5AN1-like: protein MIGGGNITEITHFILLGFSDFPRIIVVLFVVFLAIYILTLTWNLSLLILIRMDSHLHTPMYFFLSNLSFMDICYVTSTAPKMLYDFFQERQTITFVACAVQYFVFSTMGLSESCLMTAMAYDRYAAICNPLLYSSVMSPALCGRMVLGSYLAGLSATVFQLCAMLQLHFCGPNVINHFFCDLPQLLVLSCTDTFFLHLLTIILTMIFGVINVSVIMISYIYIVISIMKITTGSGRSKAFNTCASHLTAVTLFYTSGMFVYLSSSSGGSSTFDRFASVFYTVMIPMLNPLIYSLRNKEIKDALKRLQKKRGCC, encoded by the coding sequence atgattggaggaggaaatatcaCAGAGATCACTCATTTTATCCTGTTGGGATTCTCAGATTTTCCCAGAATCATAGTAGTGCTCTTTGTCGTGTTCCTGGCGATATACATTTTGACCCTGACTTGGAACCTGTCGCTCCTCATCTTAATAAGAATggactcccacctccacacccccatgtacttctttctcagtaACCTGTCCTTCATGGACATCTGCTATGTAACCTCCACAGCCCCCAAGATGCTGTACGACTTCTTCCAGGAGCGGCAAACTATCACCTTTGTGGCTTGTGCTGTTCAGTACTTTGTATTCTCCACCATGGGGCTGAGTGAGTCTTGCCTCATGACCGCCATGGCTTATGACCGATATGCCGCCATTTGTAACCCACTCCTCTATTCATCAGTCATGTCGCCTGCTCTCTGCGGTCGGATGGTGCTGGGATCCTACTTGGCTGGACTCTCTGCTACTGTATTCCAATTGTGTGCCATGCTCCAGCTCCACTTCTGTGGGCCTAATGTCAtcaaccacttcttctgtgacctGCCCCAGCTGTTAGTTTTATCCTGCACTGACACTTTCTTTTTACATCTCTTAACTATTATATTAACAATGATCTTTGGGGTAATAAATGTTTCCGTTATCATGATATCCTATATCTACATTGTCATCTCCATCATGAAGATCACGACAGGAAGTGGCAGATCCAAGGCTTTCAACACCTGTGCTTCCCACCTGACAGCAGTCACTCTCTTCTATACCTCAGGTATGTTTGTCTATTTGAGTTCCAGCTCTGGTGGTTCCTCCACCTTTGACAGATTTGCGTCGGTCTTCTACACTGTGATGATTCCCATGTTGAATCCTTTGATTTACAGTCtgagaaacaaagaaatcaaagatgcctTGAAGAGGTTGCAAAAGAAGAGAGGCTGTTGCTAA